One segment of Danio aesculapii chromosome 3, fDanAes4.1, whole genome shotgun sequence DNA contains the following:
- the LOC130219007 gene encoding ferritin, middle subunit-like encodes METCQIRQNYDSDCEALINKMINLELYAGYTYTSMAHYFERDDVALPGFAKFFKKNSEEEREHAEKFMEFQNKRGGRIVLQDIKKPDRDVWDNGLTAMQCALQLEKNVNQALLDLHKVTSQKGDPHLCDFLETHYLDEQVEAIKKLGDHITNLSKMDAGNNRMAEYLFDKHTLDS; translated from the exons ATGGAAACTTGTCAGATCCGCCAGAACTACGACAGCGACTGCGAGGCTTTGATCAACAAGATGATCAATCTGGAGCTTTACGCTGGATATACCTACACCTCCATG GCTCACTACTTCGAACGGGACGATGTGGCTCTTCCTGGATTTGCCAAGTTCTTCAAGAAGAACAGCGAGGAGGAGCGCGAACATGCTGAGAAATTCATGGAGTTCCAGAACAAGAGAGGTGGACGCATTGTCCTTCAGGACATCAAG AAGCCTGATCGTGATGTGTGGGACAACGGACTGACTGCTATGCAGTGTGCTCTTCAGCTGGAGAAGAACGTCAACCAGGCTCTGCTGGACCTGCATAAAGTCACTTCTCAGAAGGGAGACCCTCAT CTGTGTGATTTCCTGGAGACTCACTACCTGGATGAGCAGGTTGAGGCCATCAAGAAGCTTGGTGACCACATCACTAACCTCTCCAAGATGGATGCTGGAAACAACAGGATGGCGGAGTACCTGTTTGACAAGCACACCCTGGACAGCTAA
- the LOC130219014 gene encoding ferritin, middle subunit-like gives METCQIRQNYDRDCEAAINKMINLELYAAYTYTSMAHYFKRDDVALPGFAKFFNKNSEEERGHAEKFMEFQNKRGGRIVLQDIKKPDRDVWGNGLIAMQCALQLEKNVNQALLDLHKLATEMGDPHLCDHLESHYLNEQVEAIKKLGDHITNLSKMDAGNNRMAEYLFDKHTLDS, from the exons ATGGAGACTTGTCAGATTCGTCAGAACTACGACCGCGACTGCGAGGCTGCGATCAACAAGATGATCAATCTGGAGCTTTACGCTGCATACACCTACACCTCCATG GCTCACTACTTCAAACGGGACGATGTGGCTCTTCCTGGATTTGCCAAGTTCTTCAATAAGAACAGTGAGGAGGAGCGCGGACATGCTGAGAAATTCATGGAGTTCCAGAACAAGAGAGGTGGACGCATTGTCCTCCAGGACATCAAG AAGCCTGATCGTGATGTGTGGGGAAATGGACTGATTGCTATGCAGTGTGCTCTTCAGCTGGAGAAGAACGTCAACCAGGCTCTGCTGGACCTGCATAAGCTCGCCACAGAGATGGGAGACCCTCAT CTGTGTGATCACCTGGAGTCTCACTACCTGAATGAGCAGGTTGAGGCCATCAAGAAGCTTGGTGACCACATCACTAACCTCTCCAAGATGGATGCTGGAAACAACAGGATGGCGGAGTACCTGTTCGATAAGCACACCTTGGACAGCTAA